TCGCCGCATCCTGGACAACTGGGACCAGCTCAAAGACAAATTCGTCAAAGTGATGCCGAGCGATTACAAGGCGGCTCTGGCCTCGCAGCGTCAACAAGCCATGAACAGTCAAACCGGCCAGGTGGCCGTCGAGGAAGCCAATGGGTGACGTCCGCGGATTTATCAAGTACCCGCGCAAGCAGTACTCCAGCGAAGCGCCCGCCGAACGCGTGCATCACTATCACGAGTTCCTCAAGGTCCTGCCGATCGAGGAGATCGTCACGCAAGGCGCGCGCTGCATGGATTGCGGCGTGCCGTTCTGCCACACCGGCTGCCCGCTGGGAAACATC
Above is a genomic segment from Planctomycetia bacterium containing:
- the gltD gene encoding glutamate synthase (glutamate synthase is composed of subunits alpha and beta; beta subunit is a flavin adenine dinucleotide-NADPH dependent oxidoreductase; provides electrons to the alpha subunit, which binds L-glutamine and 2-oxoglutarate and forms L-glutamate), which translates into the protein MGDVRGFIKYPRKQYSSEAPAERVHHYHEFLKVLPIEEIVTQGARCMDCGVPFCHTGCPLGNIIPDFNDLVYRQQWREALERLHATNNFPEFTGRVCPAPCESACV